One genomic region from Diabrotica undecimpunctata isolate CICGRU chromosome 9, icDiaUnde3, whole genome shotgun sequence encodes:
- the LOC140450484 gene encoding zinc finger BED domain-containing protein 4-like: MNRKKTAHIWKFFTPQDQANAMCNICKQVLSYKTSTTNLKRHFERKHPLVKLSPDLTLRTSVLSRPVQIATTTQVNPIQPGNSEPSTSLCTSISSSAGHSQESNVRSKIQTSIPYTTKLINIHSKKKFDNALMRLFTIDLQPFSLVEDTGFRHFVNTLNPAYQLPSRKYVTNTLLPALYEEKLHNVREMVKTVSSVTITTDCWTSINTESFMATTIHFVTKEFEPKSILLECSSFHEAHTSVNLASELNRITTEWGLEIKILIAISDNAANIKKAIREELKWPHFGCYAYTINLIVKDGLEEAEPTINKVRLLVAHFKRSTLAMLKLNEIQNQSGKEPLKLLQDVPTRWNSTFYMLERILQM, from the coding sequence ATGAATAGGAAAAAGACGGCGCATATTTGGAAGTTTTTCACACCCCAAGACCAAGCTAACGCCATGTGTAATATATGTAAGCAAGTACTTAGTTATAAAACATCAACCACCAATTTAAAAAGACATTTTGAAAGAAAGCATCCTTTAGTAAAATTATCACCAGATCTAACTTTAAGAACCAGTGTTTTATCGAGACCGGTACAAATAGCTACTACTACCCAAGTTAATCCTATTCAACCAGGTAACTCTGAACCATCCACATCTTTATGTACGAGTATATCTTCTTCGGCAGGTCATAGTCAGGAGTCAAATGTCAGAAGCAAAATTCAGACTTCAATTCCGTATACcactaaattaataaatattcattcGAAGAAAAAGTTTGACAATGCTCTAATGAGATTGTTTACAATAGATTTGCAACCATTTAGTTTAGTTGAAGATACGGGCTTTAGACATTTTGTAAATACTTTAAATCCAGCATACCAACTGCCAAGTAGAAAATACGTTACAAACACTTTATTACCAGCATTATATGAAGAAAAACTCCACAATGTACGGGAAATGGTAAAAACTGTAAGCTCCGTAACTATTACTACTGATTGTTGGACATCGATAAATACTGAGAGTTTTATGGCTACCACTATTCATTTTGTGACCAAAGAGTTTGAGCCAAAATCTATTTTACTTGAATGTAGCTCATTTCACGAAGCTCACACTAGCGTTAATTTGGCTTCTGAATTGAATCGGATTACAACTGAGTGGGgtttagaaattaaaattttgataGCGATTTCTGATAACGCTGCCAATATCAAAAAAGCTATTAGAGAAGAATTGAAATGGCCACATTTTGGATGCTACGCCTATACCATTAATCTTATTGTGAAGGATGGCCTTGAGGAAGCAGAGCCTACTATCAACAAAGTTCGGTTACTAGTAGCACATTTCAAACGCAGTACATTGGCTATGCTGAAACTGAACGAAATACAGAACCAATCGGGTAAGGAGCCTCTGAAATTGTTACAAGATGTACCAACACGGTGGAATTCCACTTTTTACATGTTGGAAAGAATCTTACAGATGTAG